A window of the Desulforapulum autotrophicum HRM2 genome harbors these coding sequences:
- a CDS encoding 4Fe-4S dicluster domain-containing protein, producing MPNAFFIDVSRCTACRGCQVACKEWHGLPAVRTRQQGTHQNPPDLNPFNYKVVRFNEHLHGNDRGHIVWNFFPDQCRHCEEPPCKYIADDYQEGAIVKDPVTGAVIYTELTRKLSQEAFEEIRDSCPYNIPRRNPETGAIVKCDMCNDRVRNGLVPMCVATCPTGTMNFGSREEMIKLAHERLDIVKKEFPKAQLVDEDLVNVIYLITDAPEFYADNVVADAKQMPDPLTRKEFFAKLAQPMRALKLKV from the coding sequence ATGCCTAACGCTTTTTTTATAGATGTATCACGATGCACCGCATGCCGCGGATGTCAAGTTGCCTGTAAAGAGTGGCACGGACTTCCGGCTGTCCGGACCCGGCAGCAGGGAACCCATCAAAACCCCCCGGATTTAAACCCTTTCAACTATAAGGTCGTTCGTTTTAACGAACATCTCCATGGAAATGACCGTGGGCATATTGTGTGGAATTTTTTTCCAGATCAGTGCCGTCACTGCGAAGAACCTCCCTGCAAATATATTGCAGACGATTACCAGGAAGGTGCTATCGTCAAGGACCCGGTAACCGGCGCGGTTATCTATACCGAGCTGACCCGTAAGCTTTCCCAGGAGGCTTTTGAAGAAATTCGGGATTCGTGTCCTTACAACATCCCCCGCCGAAATCCTGAAACGGGAGCCATCGTCAAGTGCGACATGTGCAATGACAGGGTTCGCAACGGGCTTGTTCCCATGTGTGTGGCAACCTGTCCCACGGGAACCATGAATTTCGGTTCCAGGGAAGAGATGATCAAGCTTGCCCATGAACGGCTCGATATCGTTAAAAAAGAATTTCCAAAGGCTCAGCTTGTGGATGAGGACTTGGTCAATGTTATTTACCTGATTACCGATGCGCCTGAATTTTATGCAGATAATGTCGTTGCCGACGCAAAACAGATGCCGGATCCTTTGACCCGGAAAGAATTCTTTGCTAAGCTGGCCCAACCCATGAGGGCTTTAAAGCTGAAAGTATGA
- a CDS encoding FmdE family protein produces the protein MKTKPEDLKTQKPSDTPRWCRDHSGNVYTYEEYFDFITSFHGYPAPGLIIGGRMVDLALEQLPRGILFDAICETSYCLPDAIQMLTLCTTGNAWLKVVNLGRFALTLYDKFEGTGVRVFLDPAKIKPWQEIMNWFYKLKPKAEQDTPLLREQIRIAGSDLFSSEPVQVHPRYLKKRELGKTINCPICGEAFPMRHGTICRGCQGQTPYISDEPESASPAPHLIAIPVEESQGAVLLHDMTRIIPGEKKGAAFKRGQVVTPGDVCRLQTMGKSRVYLDNPEGLDDRWVHEDNAALAFAHAMAGTGVVFTEKPSEGKVTFTAARDGLLKIREDLLEGFNMVPDVMCATRKGYSVVSKGRQLGGTRAIPLYISKTNFQKAMAVLGDEPILEVLPMRRANVGILITGTEVFQGLIKDGFGSVIKSKVEALGCKVAGSVIVPDDRKAITEGIGQLIHGGADLLITTAGLSVDPDDVTRQGLVDAGATDMLYGAPILPGAMTLLARIEKIPVIGVPACALYFKTTSLDLVLPRILAQESITRRDLARMGHGAFCLSCKECKFPRCSFGK, from the coding sequence ATGAAAACAAAACCTGAAGACCTGAAGACCCAAAAACCTTCTGATACCCCCCGGTGGTGCAGGGACCATAGTGGAAATGTTTACACCTATGAAGAGTACTTCGACTTTATCACCTCTTTCCACGGATATCCCGCGCCCGGCCTGATCATTGGCGGGCGCATGGTTGATCTTGCACTTGAACAGCTTCCCCGGGGAATCTTGTTTGATGCCATCTGTGAAACCTCCTATTGCCTTCCCGACGCCATTCAGATGCTCACCCTCTGCACCACCGGCAATGCCTGGTTGAAAGTTGTCAACCTGGGACGTTTTGCCCTGACCCTGTACGATAAATTTGAAGGCACCGGGGTCCGCGTGTTCCTGGACCCTGCCAAAATAAAACCCTGGCAGGAAATCATGAACTGGTTTTACAAGCTCAAACCCAAGGCCGAACAGGACACCCCGCTGCTGCGTGAGCAGATAAGGATTGCAGGGTCAGATCTTTTTTCCAGTGAACCCGTCCAGGTCCATCCCCGGTATTTAAAAAAAAGAGAGCTTGGAAAAACCATTAACTGTCCCATATGCGGCGAGGCTTTTCCCATGCGCCACGGCACCATCTGCAGGGGATGCCAGGGGCAAACACCCTATATCTCCGATGAACCGGAATCTGCTTCCCCCGCTCCCCACCTGATCGCCATACCCGTTGAAGAATCTCAAGGAGCCGTGCTTCTCCATGATATGACCCGAATCATTCCCGGAGAGAAAAAGGGAGCAGCCTTTAAGCGAGGCCAGGTGGTCACCCCGGGGGATGTCTGCCGCCTGCAGACCATGGGCAAAAGCCGCGTTTACCTGGACAATCCTGAAGGACTCGATGATCGCTGGGTCCACGAAGACAATGCCGCCCTTGCCTTCGCCCACGCCATGGCCGGCACCGGGGTTGTCTTCACGGAAAAGCCCAGTGAGGGCAAGGTCACCTTTACCGCTGCCAGGGACGGCCTGCTCAAAATTCGTGAGGATCTGCTGGAAGGATTTAATATGGTCCCTGATGTCATGTGTGCCACCCGCAAAGGCTACAGCGTAGTATCAAAGGGCCGCCAGCTGGGGGGAACCCGTGCCATTCCCCTTTATATTTCAAAAACAAACTTCCAGAAGGCCATGGCCGTTCTGGGCGACGAACCCATCCTTGAAGTGCTGCCCATGCGTAGGGCAAACGTCGGTATATTGATTACCGGCACCGAGGTGTTCCAGGGGCTTATTAAAGACGGATTTGGTTCGGTTATTAAATCAAAAGTTGAAGCCCTTGGGTGTAAGGTGGCTGGATCGGTTATTGTACCCGACGACAGAAAGGCAATAACAGAAGGGATCGGCCAGCTGATTCACGGTGGTGCTGACCTGTTGATCACAACAGCCGGGCTCTCCGTTGACCCGGACGATGTGACCCGCCAGGGGCTTGTGGATGCTGGCGCAACCGACATGCTCTATGGTGCACCGATTCTACCGGGGGCCATGACCCTTCTTGCCCGCATCGAAAAAATCCCGGTGATCGGCGTTCCAGCCTGTGCCCTCTATTTCAAAACCACCAGCCTCGACCTTGTATTACCACGAATTCTGGCTCAAGAAAGCATTACGCGCCGGGATCTTGCACGCATGGGTCACGGGGCCTTCTGTCTTTCCTGCAAGGAATGTAAATTTCCCAGATGCAGCTTTGGAAAATAG
- a CDS encoding sulfite exporter TauE/SafE family protein produces MAKKNKIIFFVVLVALSVGLWMEPAFAGKLQDAIAAAPTGADKGQVDTSLPAGFLGIPGAPQVNLIVAFLWAIWVGWIFSTVGAFGGVMAGVGHMSIFGLGGYAKSFKETAPSLNKAITDSIRGSNQYLVGFSALISSFNYYKMGRLVVPLAVSLGVGSILGAWGSVSLSAGKISFSQYQGYFGVFVLALGLYLLYETSSKGQASKKNAKAAAQAFEETVQKQKSGEKVDVSSLGVKITKFSLTQVCFTFYSVEFKFNPLIPLVGGVVISAIAAFLGVGGGFLLVPFLTSVAELPMYLAAGTSALAVLISMITSIVTLISKGVQFDWALIGLELAGVAVGSIIGPRTSKYFSDLWLKRLFIVLALYVGVDYVLRGFFNYRMFG; encoded by the coding sequence GTGGCAAAAAAGAATAAGATTATTTTTTTTGTGGTGTTGGTGGCCCTGTCTGTTGGGTTATGGATGGAACCTGCTTTTGCAGGCAAACTGCAGGATGCCATCGCGGCGGCACCAACTGGTGCAGACAAAGGCCAGGTCGATACCAGCCTGCCCGCCGGGTTTCTGGGTATCCCGGGTGCCCCGCAGGTCAACCTGATTGTGGCATTTTTATGGGCAATCTGGGTGGGCTGGATTTTCTCTACAGTGGGCGCTTTTGGCGGAGTCATGGCCGGTGTGGGGCATATGAGTATCTTCGGTCTCGGCGGGTACGCAAAGTCCTTCAAGGAAACGGCACCTTCTCTGAACAAGGCCATCACCGACTCGATTCGTGGTTCCAACCAGTACCTGGTGGGATTTTCGGCCCTTATTTCGTCGTTTAATTATTATAAAATGGGCCGCCTTGTTGTCCCCCTTGCGGTTTCCCTGGGTGTCGGATCCATACTGGGTGCCTGGGGATCTGTTTCCCTGAGTGCCGGCAAGATCTCATTCTCCCAGTACCAGGGATATTTTGGGGTGTTTGTCCTTGCACTGGGTCTTTATCTGCTCTATGAGACCTCTTCCAAAGGACAGGCCAGTAAGAAAAATGCCAAGGCCGCCGCCCAGGCCTTTGAGGAAACCGTTCAAAAACAAAAAAGCGGTGAAAAAGTTGATGTATCGTCACTGGGCGTCAAAATAACAAAATTTTCACTGACCCAGGTCTGTTTTACCTTTTACAGTGTTGAGTTCAAATTCAATCCCCTGATTCCCCTTGTGGGCGGCGTGGTCATTTCCGCCATTGCTGCATTCCTTGGTGTGGGTGGCGGTTTTCTGCTGGTTCCCTTCCTGACCAGCGTTGCAGAACTGCCCATGTATCTGGCTGCAGGGACCTCTGCCCTGGCCGTACTCATCAGTATGATCACCAGCATTGTTACCCTGATCTCAAAGGGTGTCCAGTTTGACTGGGCCCTGATTGGGCTGGAACTTGCCGGTGTCGCAGTGGGTTCAATTATCGGACCCAGGACATCCAAATACTTTTCAGACCTCTGGCTTAAACGCCTGTTCATCGTGCTCGCACTGTATGTCGGTGTGGACTATGTTTTAAGAGGTTTCTTTAACTATAGAATGTTTGGTTAA
- a CDS encoding formate dehydrogenase accessory protein FdhE, with protein MTNERIRHDKSSRGIKKALETMAGNRPELEILVDAFGPLLIAKAAFKEDHPLPETLKADDFPFDLNRFAQGESLFTTIGLMDFHGDFNVAAECLLPPMKTAFKGIEQDLERIEQGFSAAALDTRECIQAFVDDQQAVLKKQAGQTGASFEVFKFVMGQLTRPFMEMQAEVFAPLTQGLQWLHGYCPVCGSPAAIAGLSGEGGKRWLQCSVCDHEWRFNRHTCPGCNDNDHTRHEYFFDQNSPVKAGERVDVCHNCNTYLLTIDLRQRIDPVNMQVASLGMVPLDILARGKGFTPLALTPWNSL; from the coding sequence ATGACCAATGAACGTATCCGCCATGACAAATCATCCCGGGGGATAAAAAAAGCCCTGGAGACCATGGCCGGCAACCGACCGGAACTTGAAATTCTGGTTGACGCCTTTGGCCCCCTGCTCATTGCCAAGGCTGCCTTTAAGGAAGATCATCCCCTGCCCGAAACTTTAAAGGCTGATGATTTTCCCTTTGACCTGAACCGTTTCGCCCAGGGGGAGTCCCTGTTTACAACCATCGGATTAATGGACTTCCATGGGGATTTCAACGTTGCTGCAGAATGCCTTTTGCCACCCATGAAAACCGCATTCAAAGGCATTGAGCAGGACCTTGAACGAATTGAACAGGGCTTCTCAGCCGCAGCCCTGGACACCCGGGAATGTATCCAGGCCTTTGTGGATGATCAGCAGGCAGTCTTAAAAAAACAGGCAGGACAGACGGGTGCATCCTTTGAGGTGTTTAAATTTGTTATGGGGCAGCTTACCCGGCCGTTCATGGAGATGCAGGCCGAGGTGTTTGCCCCGCTGACCCAGGGCCTTCAATGGCTCCACGGCTATTGTCCCGTCTGTGGTTCTCCTGCCGCCATTGCAGGGCTTTCGGGTGAGGGGGGAAAGCGGTGGCTCCAGTGCTCCGTCTGTGACCATGAATGGCGTTTCAACCGTCACACCTGTCCCGGGTGCAATGACAACGACCACACCCGGCATGAATATTTTTTTGATCAGAACAGCCCGGTCAAGGCCGGGGAGCGTGTTGATGTCTGCCACAACTGCAACACCTACCTTCTGACCATTGATCTTCGCCAGCGGATTGACCCTGTGAACATGCAGGTGGCCTCACTGGGAATGGTTCCCCTGGACATCCTGGCCCGGGGCAAAGGATTTACTCCCCTGGCGTTAACCCCCTGGAATTCATTATAG
- a CDS encoding winged helix-turn-helix domain-containing protein, whose amino-acid sequence MPEVKGKQLFMRSKIWIEDEGGAVVFGLGRLKILEAVHRLGSLQAAAKELKMSYRAVWGRIKATEERLGSPLLVRSKGGASGGGSQLVPFALELVEQFRKLHKNVVVQSDILFKNGITIKENK is encoded by the coding sequence ATGCCAGAAGTAAAAGGGAAACAGCTCTTCATGCGGTCCAAGATATGGATAGAAGATGAAGGTGGCGCCGTGGTTTTTGGACTGGGGCGACTTAAAATCCTTGAAGCGGTCCACAGACTGGGTTCCCTGCAGGCTGCGGCCAAAGAGTTAAAAATGAGCTACCGGGCCGTATGGGGCAGAATAAAAGCCACGGAAGAAAGGCTGGGATCTCCGTTGCTTGTCCGTAGCAAAGGCGGGGCCTCGGGTGGGGGATCACAGCTTGTTCCCTTTGCCCTGGAACTTGTTGAACAGTTCCGTAAACTCCATAAAAATGTAGTGGTTCAATCTGATATACTTTTTAAAAACGGCATTACGATCAAGGAAAATAAATGA